In Sulfurospirillum tamanense, one DNA window encodes the following:
- a CDS encoding EscU/YscU/HrcU family type III secretion system export apparatus switch protein, with amino-acid sequence MASTLPPKQSRKKAVSLKYNLEKKGAPKVTAKGQGEVANTIIRLAKDHNIPIREDADLVELLSKVELDREIPPALYKAVAEVFSFLYKMTNKKT; translated from the coding sequence TTGGCATCAACCTTACCGCCTAAACAAAGCCGAAAAAAAGCCGTTTCACTTAAATATAATCTCGAAAAAAAGGGAGCGCCAAAGGTTACCGCCAAAGGCCAAGGCGAAGTGGCCAACACCATCATCCGCCTTGCCAAAGACCACAACATACCCATCCGCGAAGATGCTGACCTTGTAGAACTGCTTTCCAAGGTAGAACTTGACAGAGAAATTCCCCCAGCACTCTACAAAGCGGTCGCAGAAGTATTTAGTTTTCTTTATAAAATGACTAATAAAAAAACATAA
- a CDS encoding tellurium resistance protein TerC, producing MKTSLCGWLLLASLLLSLTGNSALYTLAGTLAWSAGLVLFFTIPPPKRRLSLTLFTLGTACFAFAYTMGFRVELWRVLSVNQLMLSLLISISYLRLVALPTPSEHPLPKGPKSFVSTFFGVHLFGAVINLSSVLLAGDRLSQKTPLTKMQIATLSRAFSADALWSPFFIAFAAASIYAPQASLLHLWQSGMMLVGVGFMLTYWEFGGKPMEDFVGYPIGPEALVLPALLAALVGATHWLFPEARVILLVSFYALGLTLWFLFWRQGIVQGLKHFATHTTTQLPLLKTELALFLVAGYFGLSISALLEGFALAFPVSAFTPSVAAVMLLGMVLVSLVGVHPIISIAILGGWLGSMEVDHTLLAMTFLMSWSLSIGTSPVSGLNLALSGRYDIPSKKLFLWNARYALKLYVACVATLLLY from the coding sequence ATGAAAACATCCCTTTGCGGCTGGCTTTTGCTAGCAAGCTTACTCCTTAGCCTCACGGGCAATAGTGCTCTTTATACCCTTGCAGGTACGTTGGCGTGGAGTGCGGGACTGGTGTTATTTTTCACCATTCCTCCCCCAAAACGTCGCCTTAGCCTCACTCTTTTTACCCTTGGGACCGCATGTTTCGCTTTTGCCTACACCATGGGCTTTAGGGTTGAACTGTGGCGGGTGTTGAGTGTCAATCAACTCATGCTAAGCTTACTCATCAGCATCAGCTACTTAAGGCTCGTAGCCCTCCCTACCCCAAGCGAACACCCTCTTCCTAAAGGCCCCAAGAGCTTTGTTTCGACCTTTTTTGGCGTGCATCTTTTTGGTGCTGTTATTAACCTCTCCTCCGTGCTGTTAGCAGGCGACAGACTTTCCCAAAAAACTCCGCTTACCAAAATGCAAATCGCCACGCTTTCGCGCGCTTTTTCCGCAGATGCCTTGTGGTCACCGTTTTTCATCGCCTTTGCCGCGGCTAGCATTTACGCACCCCAAGCCTCGCTTTTGCACCTGTGGCAAAGCGGCATGATGCTCGTTGGCGTAGGGTTTATGCTCACCTATTGGGAGTTTGGAGGAAAGCCCATGGAAGACTTTGTGGGCTATCCCATCGGCCCTGAAGCCTTGGTTTTGCCTGCGCTCTTGGCGGCACTTGTGGGGGCGACCCATTGGTTGTTTCCTGAGGCGCGGGTGATTTTACTGGTCTCTTTTTACGCGCTTGGCCTGACGCTATGGTTTCTTTTTTGGCGCCAAGGCATTGTCCAAGGGCTCAAACACTTTGCCACCCACACCACCACCCAACTCCCTCTTCTAAAAACAGAACTGGCACTTTTTTTGGTAGCGGGGTATTTTGGCTTAAGCATCAGTGCGCTTTTAGAGGGTTTTGCCCTTGCTTTTCCTGTGAGTGCGTTTACCCCTAGCGTGGCGGCAGTGATGCTCCTTGGGATGGTCCTTGTCTCACTCGTGGGCGTTCATCCCATCATTTCCATCGCTATTTTAGGCGGGTGGCTTGGGAGCATGGAAGTTGACCACACCTTGCTTGCCATGACCTTTTTGATGTCGTGGTCACTCAGCATTGGCACGAGTCCTGTGTCAGGGCTCAACCTCGCCCTCTCAGGGCGCTATGACATTCCTTCTAAAAAACTGTTTTTATGGAATGCACGCTACGCCCTTAAACTCTATGTGGCGTGCGTTGCCACGTTGCTACTTTATTAA